The proteins below come from a single Microtus ochrogaster isolate Prairie Vole_2 chromosome 22, MicOch1.0, whole genome shotgun sequence genomic window:
- the Alpk3 gene encoding alpha-protein kinase 3 isoform X1, which translates to MGSRRAVGRGWGMGGRAGAGGDGEDDGPVWTPGPTSRSYLLSVRPETSLSSNRLSHPSSGRSTFCSIIAQLTEETQPLFETTLKSRAVSEDSDVRFTCIVTGYPEPEVTWYKDDIELDRYCGLPKYEITHQGNRHTLQLYRCREEDAAIYQASARNTKGIVSCSGVLEVGTMTEYKIHQRWFAKLKRKAAAKMREIEQSWKHGKEGSGEADTLRKISPDRFQRKRRLSGAEVVVLSTPARETEEGSSATWQEGETESAQHPSLGLINSFAPGEVPTNGEPAPENGEDGEHGLLTYICEVMELGPQNAPPKESGAKKKRKDEECKPGVQKPELEKADGSQCASENGIPSTDKPNSSRREKPADTQPAQTQPRVRGARGPGPSGTESARKSASAVGIQDNIQNVAVPALASVPAPAPAPAPASVPTPSPNLSSEQVYFSLKDMYMESNQGGRPQEEEMPPPARTRLPREDPSGKEPVRARGEKIPVASGQPKPSMVPPPIKPLNRKRFAPPKPKMEPTTTSSSSQAPESVAQTLGKAPPPALAQVPTPPARRRHGTRDSPLQGRTSFKTPGEVLESQATMTPATSAGSSPNTISVDHGTPGTQGVVEPMDTDSQEAGRMRADGRAGGRKKTQTDGKPQVDGRTPGDGTRASRRTQSDGKAQVDIATQDSERLQSDRSSQKDSVTQRREDMQGGQTQADEKSQQDPRDTRICEKKETQLVDSIPTAFKTQPEQPSVVNLSSTSRAFKPSPSECPRTDQVMECVETSPEASRVQEKSGFMLRSEEPPVTAFRSDEDTRLDPVSGNHVCPAQLPPEGNSAQLGGETHQKLEWLGPVKAKQEGSLFQCPKEEQQGEMLSVDLPGGHPAGLSQEVPATPSFSGTGLTNRPQEGLPSTTASQHVRTGDFRPSRDQDLLSSASTLQMGPGSPTQSHPPEVTAPSSEGACAKEPNAEGSSSGPRSCDPGLIDSLKNYLLLLLKLSSPETSEARADSQEEAAAGGPASSSTLVPTMEVAGLSPRTSRRILDRVENNHLVQSAQTLLLSPCTSRRLTGLLDREVQAGQQALAAAQCSRGPCPSPLTIPAIVVGEEGSGTGEKGDSREETSQESDKNGLLREVGGQTVEGRTQEPCQEEATPGEALTGLPAATPEELALGARRKRFLPKVRATTDGDANKPEERESPTVSPRGPRKGLTPGSLGTPGRERRSPTQARKSSMLEVPGTDEPVPGDLGSRPKAGALDSEPAPDEGKQEALAKPKNAKDLLKAPQVIRKIRVEQFPDSSGSLKLWCQFFNIVSDSVLTWAKDQHPVGEVSRSAGDEGPAALAIVQASPVDCGLYRCTIHNEHGSASTDFCLSPEVLSGFISREEGEVGEEIEMTPMVFAKGLADSGCWGDKLFGRLVSEELRGGRHGCGLQKASQAKVIYGLEPIFESGRTCVIKVSSLLVFGPSSETSLLGRNYDVTIQGCKIQNMSREYCKIFAAEARAAPGFGEVPEIIPLYLIYRPANNIPYATLEEDLGKPLQSYCSRQWGWAGAPAASSSSEAMQKCQTFQHWLYQWTNGSFLVTDLAGVDWKMTDVQIATKLRGYQGLKESCFPALLDQFASSHQCNTYCEMLQLKPLKGPEAVHPQAKAKGSKSPSAGRKGSQLSPQPQKKGVPSPQGSRKSAPSFKATPPASEAVTVQLVGQAPAPEGSSKAQGMR; encoded by the exons ATGGGGTCGCGGAGGGCCGTGGGCCGGGGCTGGGGCATGGGTGGACGGGCAGGGGCGGGCGGTGATGGCGAGGACGACGGGCCGGTGTGGACGCCCGGCCCGACTAGTCGCAGCTATCTGCTCAGCGTGCGGCCGGAGACTAG CTTATCAAGCAACCGGTTGTCTCACCCCAGCTCTGGAAG gaGCACTTTCTGCTCCATCATTGCCCAGCTCACAGAAGAGACCCAGCCGCTATTTGAGACCACACTCAAGTCCCGGGCTGTGTCCGAAGACAGTGATGTCAGGTTCACCTGCATTGTCACAG GATACCCAGAGCCAGAGGTGACCTGGTACAAGGATGACATAGAACTGGACCGCTACTGCGGCTTGCCAAAATACGAGATCACTCACCAAGGCAACCGTCACACCCTGCAGCTGTACAG gtgCCGGGAAGAAGACGCTGCCATCTACCAGGCCTCTGCCCGGAACACCAAGGGCATCGTGTCCTGCTCAGGGGTCCTAGAGGTGGGCACTATGACAGAGTACAAGATTCACCAGCGCTGGTTCGCCAAGTTAAAGCGCAAGGCTGCAGCCAAGATGCGGGAGATTGAGCAGAGCTGGAAGCATGGGAAGGAGGGCTCAGGGGAGGCCGACACTCTTCGCAAGATCAGTCCCGACCGCTTCCAGAGAAAGCGCCGACTGAGTGGAGCGGAAGTGGTGGTCCTCTCAACCCCCGCCAGGGAAACGGAAGAAGGGTCCTCGGCAACTTGGCAGGAAGGAGAGACTGAGTCTGCTCAGCACCCAAGTTTGGGTTTGATCAACAGTTTTGCTCCTGGAGAGGTACCCACCAATGGGGAGCCTGCCCCAGAAAATGGCGAAGATGGCGAGCATGGCTTGCTGACGTACATCTGTGAGGTCATGGAGCTGGGGCCCCAGAACGCCCCTCCGAAGGAGTCTGGagctaagaagaaaaggaaagacgaGGAGTGTAAGCCGGGAGTACAGAAGCCAGAGTTAGAAAAGGCAGATGGAAGCCAGTGCGCTTCAGAAAATGGCATCCCCAGTACAGACAAACCCAATTCCAGTAGAAGAGAGAAACCCGCCGATACACAGCCAGCTCAGACCCAGCCCAGAGTCAGGGGAGCACGTGGGCCTGGGCCTTCCGGAACAGAAAGCGCCAGGAAGTCAGCCTCTGCTGTGGGCATTCAAGACAATATCCAGAATGTCGCTGTACCAGCCCTGGCCTCTGTCCCAGCCCCTGCACCAGCCCCGGCCCCCGCCTCTGTCCCAACCCCTAGCCCAAACCTTAGCTCAGAGCAGGTGTATTTCTCCCTGAAGGACATGTACATGGAGAGCAACCAGGGCGGCAGGCCCCAAGAAGAGGAGATGCCTCCACCTGCAAGAACCAGGTTACCCAGAGAAGATCCCTCAGGGAAAGAGCCTGTCAGGGCTCGAGGTGAGAAGATACCTGTGGCCTCTGGCCAGCCCAAACCTTCCATGGTTCCCCCGCCTATCAAGCCTTTGAATAGGAAGAGATTTGCTCCTCCTAAACCCAAGATGGAGCCCACTACCACTTCTTCTTCAAGTCAGGCTCCAGAATCTGTGGCCCAGACCTTAGGGAAGGCTCCACCTCCAGCCTTGGCCCAGGTCCCCACACCTCCTGCCCGACGGAGACATGGCACCCGAGATAGCCCCTTGCAAGGACGAACAAGCTTCAAGACTCCAGGAGAG GTTCTGGAGTCCCAAGCAACCATGACTCCCGCTACGTCTGCCGGCAGCAGTCCCAATACCATCTCTGTTGACCATGGCACCCCTGGAACTCAAGGCGTCGTGGAGCCCATGGATACAGATtctcaggaggctgggaggatgcGTGCTGATgggagagctggaggcaggaagaaaacacagacagatgGAAAGCCGCAGGTGGATGGAAGGACCCCGGGAGATGGAACACGAGCCTCCCGGAGGACACAGTCTGATGGGAAGGCACAGGTGGACATTGCAACACAAGACAGTGAGAGGCTGCAGTCAGACAGGAGTTCACAGAAGGATTCAGtgacacagagaagggaggatATGCAGGGAGGACAGACACAGGCAGACGAGAAGTCGCAGCAAGATCCGAGAGACACAAGGATATGTGAAAAAAAGGAGACACAGTTGGTGGACAGCATCCCTACAGCTTTCAAAACCCAGCCAGAGCAACCATCTGTAGTCAACCTCAGCTCAACATCCCGAGCCTTTAAACCCTCACCATCAGAATGCCCTAGAACCGATCAGGTTATGGAATGTGTTGAGACGAGCCCGGAAGCATCTCGTGTCCAAGAAAAATCTGGTTTCATGCTTAGGTCTGAAGAGCCCCCCGTGACAGCCTTCAGAAGTGATGAGGACACTAGACTAGATCCCGTGTCAGGGAACCATGTGTGCCCAGCACAGCTGCCTCCTGAGGGGAACTCAGCGCAGTTGGGAGGAGAAACACATCAAAAGTTAGAGTGGTTAGGTCCAGTCAAGGCCAAGCAAGAGGGCAGTCTGTTTCAGTGTCCCAAGGAGGAGCAGCAGGGGGAAATGCTGTCTGTGGATCTCCCTGGTGGGCATCCAGCTGGCTTGAGTCAGGAGGTGCCCGCCACACCCTCTTTTTCTGGAACTGGCCTGACCAATAGACCACAGGAGGGGCTACCCAGCACCACAGCTTCTCAGCACGTGCGCACGGGCGACTTCCGCCCCTCCAGGGACCAGGACCTCCTGAGTTCTGCTTCCACTCTACAAATGGGGCCAGGGTCCCCCACCCAGAGTCACCCACCAGAAGTCACGGCTCCCAGTAGTGAGGGAGCCTGTGCCAAGGAGCCGAATGCGGAGGGGAGCTCCTCAGGTCCCCGGAGCTGTGACCCTGGGCTTATAGATTCCCTGAAGAACTACTTGCTTCTGCTGCTGAAGCTTTCCAGCCCGGAGACAAGCGAAGCCAGGGCAGACTCCCAGGAAGAGGCTGCTGCTGGAGGCCCAGCTTCATCCTCTACTCTGGTCCCCACCATGGAAGTGGCTGGCCTGAGTCCCAGGACATCCAGGCGCATCCTGGACCGCGTAGAGAACAATCACTTGGTGCAGAGTGCGCAGACCCTGTTGCTGAGTCCCTGCACCTCCCGCCGCCTCACCGGCCTCCTGGACCGTGAAGTacaggctggccagcaggccctGGCTGCTGCCCAGTGCTCCCGGGGCCCGTGCCCCAGCCCCCTTACCATTCCTGCCATTGTGGTGGGCGAGGAAGGTTCTGGTACTGGTGAGAAAGGGGATTCCAGGGAGGAGACCTCCCAGGAAAGTGACAAGAACGGACTGCTAAGAGAGGTGGGTGGGCAAACGGTGGAGGGTAGAACCCAGGAGCCCTGCCAGGAAGAAGCGACCCCAGGGGAGGCTTTGACAGGTCTCCCTGCAGCGACACCCGAGGAACTGGCTCTAGGGGCCCGGAGGAAGCGGTTCCTCCCTAAGGTCAGAGCAACAACAGATGGAGATGCGAACAagccagaagaaagggagagccCCACAGTTTCCCCTCGGGGACCCAGGAAGGGCCTGACACCTGGGTCCCTAGGGACTCCAGGGCGGGAGAGACGGTCCCCTACCCAGGCCCGAAAGAGCAGCATGCTAGAGGTGCCCGGGACAGATGAGCCTGTACCAGGAGACCTGGGCTCCAGACCCAAAGCCGGTGCCTTGGACTCAGAGCCTGCCCCAGATGAAGGCAAGCAGGAAGCTCTAGCCAAGCCAAAGAACGCCAAAGACCTGCTAAAAG CCCCACAGGTGATTCGGAAAATTCGGGTGGAGCAGTTTCCAGATTCTTCTGGCAGTCTGAAGCTCTGGTGCCAGTTTTTCAATATCGTTAGCGACTCAGTCCTGACATGGGCGAAGGATCAGCACCCAGTGGGCGAGGTGAGCAGGAG TGCAGGGGACGAGGGGCCGGCGGCCTTGGCCATCGTGCAGGCATCTCCCGTGGACTGTGGTTTATATCGCTGTACCATCCATAATGAGCATGGCTCCGCCTCCACTGACTTCTGCCTCAGCCCTGAGG TGCTGTCTGGCTTCATCTCCAGGGAGGAAGGTGAAG TTGGAGAAGAGATTGAGATGACCCCCATGGTGTTTGCCAAGGGTCTGGCTGACTCTGGCTGCTGGGGGGATAAGCTCTTTGGGCGATTGGTGAGCGAGGAACTTCGAGGGGGTAGACATGGATGTGGCCTTCAGAAGGCTTCCCAGGCCAAGGTCATCTACGGGCTAGAACCCATCTTCGAATCCGGCCGCACGTGCGTCATCAAGGTGTCCAGCCTACTTGTGTTTGGACCCAGCAGTGAGACTTCTCTCCTGGGCAGAAATTATGACGTCACTATCCAG GGGTGCAAAATCCAGAACATGAGTAGGGAGTACTGCAAAATCTTTGCAGCTGAAGCCCGGGCAGCGCCTGGTTTTGGGGAGGTACCTGA GATCATCCCACTCTACTTGATCTACCGGCCTGCAAACAATATACCTTATGCTACACTGGAGGAAGATCTGGGCAAGCCCCTGCAGTCTTACTGTTCCCGGCAATGGGGCTGGGCTGGGGCCCCAGCAGCATCTAGCagctcagaggccatgcagaAATGCCAGACCTTCCAGCACTGGCTGTATCAGTGGACAAATGGCAGCTTCCTTGTGACCGATTTGGCAG gGGTTGACTGGAAGATGACCGATGTCCAGATTGCTACCAAACTTCGAGG GTACCAAGGCCTCAAGGAGAGCTGTTTCCCTGCCCTGCTGGACCAGTTTGCCTCGTCCCACCAATGCAACACCTACTGCGAGATGCTGCAGCTAAAGCCCCTCAAGGGCCCCGAGGCTGTCCACCCCCAAGCCAAGGCCAAAGGCTCCAAGAGTCCATCAGCTGGCAGGAAAGGCTCCCAGCTGAGtccccagccacagaagaaaggCGTTCCCAGTCCTCAGGGTTCCCGGAAGAGTGCTCCAAgcttcaaggccacacctccggCCTCTGAGGCAGTCACCGTTCAGTTAGTAGGACAGGCCCCCGCCCCAGAGGGGAGCTCTAAGGCCCAGGGCATGCGGTAG
- the Alpk3 gene encoding alpha-protein kinase 3 isoform X2, translating to MGSRRAVGRGWGMGGRAGAGGDGEDDGPVWTPGPTSRSYLLSVRPETSLSSNRLSHPSSGRSTFCSIIAQLTEETQPLFETTLKSRAVSEDSDVRFTCIVTGYPEPEVTWYKDDIELDRYCGLPKYEITHQGNRHTLQLYRCREEDAAIYQASARNTKGIVSCSGVLEVGTMTEYKIHQRWFAKLKRKAAAKMREIEQSWKHGKEGSGEADTLRKISPDRFQRKRRLSGAEVVVLSTPARETEEGSSATWQEGETESAQHPSLGLINSFAPGEVPTNGEPAPENGEDGEHGLLTYICEVMELGPQNAPPKESGAKKKRKDEECKPGVQKPELEKADGSQCASENGIPSTDKPNSSRREKPADTQPAQTQPRVRGARGPGPSGTESARKSASAVGIQDNIQNVAVPALASVPAPAPAPAPASQVYFSLKDMYMESNQGGRPQEEEMPPPARTRLPREDPSGKEPVRARGEKIPVASGQPKPSMVPPPIKPLNRKRFAPPKPKMEPTTTSSSSQAPESVAQTLGKAPPPALAQVPTPPARRRHGTRDSPLQGRTSFKTPGEVLESQATMTPATSAGSSPNTISVDHGTPGTQGVVEPMDTDSQEAGRMRADGRAGGRKKTQTDGKPQVDGRTPGDGTRASRRTQSDGKAQVDIATQDSERLQSDRSSQKDSVTQRREDMQGGQTQADEKSQQDPRDTRICEKKETQLVDSIPTAFKTQPEQPSVVNLSSTSRAFKPSPSECPRTDQVMECVETSPEASRVQEKSGFMLRSEEPPVTAFRSDEDTRLDPVSGNHVCPAQLPPEGNSAQLGGETHQKLEWLGPVKAKQEGSLFQCPKEEQQGEMLSVDLPGGHPAGLSQEVPATPSFSGTGLTNRPQEGLPSTTASQHVRTGDFRPSRDQDLLSSASTLQMGPGSPTQSHPPEVTAPSSEGACAKEPNAEGSSSGPRSCDPGLIDSLKNYLLLLLKLSSPETSEARADSQEEAAAGGPASSSTLVPTMEVAGLSPRTSRRILDRVENNHLVQSAQTLLLSPCTSRRLTGLLDREVQAGQQALAAAQCSRGPCPSPLTIPAIVVGEEGSGTGEKGDSREETSQESDKNGLLREVGGQTVEGRTQEPCQEEATPGEALTGLPAATPEELALGARRKRFLPKVRATTDGDANKPEERESPTVSPRGPRKGLTPGSLGTPGRERRSPTQARKSSMLEVPGTDEPVPGDLGSRPKAGALDSEPAPDEGKQEALAKPKNAKDLLKAPQVIRKIRVEQFPDSSGSLKLWCQFFNIVSDSVLTWAKDQHPVGEVSRSAGDEGPAALAIVQASPVDCGLYRCTIHNEHGSASTDFCLSPEVLSGFISREEGEVGEEIEMTPMVFAKGLADSGCWGDKLFGRLVSEELRGGRHGCGLQKASQAKVIYGLEPIFESGRTCVIKVSSLLVFGPSSETSLLGRNYDVTIQGCKIQNMSREYCKIFAAEARAAPGFGEVPEIIPLYLIYRPANNIPYATLEEDLGKPLQSYCSRQWGWAGAPAASSSSEAMQKCQTFQHWLYQWTNGSFLVTDLAGVDWKMTDVQIATKLRGYQGLKESCFPALLDQFASSHQCNTYCEMLQLKPLKGPEAVHPQAKAKGSKSPSAGRKGSQLSPQPQKKGVPSPQGSRKSAPSFKATPPASEAVTVQLVGQAPAPEGSSKAQGMR from the exons ATGGGGTCGCGGAGGGCCGTGGGCCGGGGCTGGGGCATGGGTGGACGGGCAGGGGCGGGCGGTGATGGCGAGGACGACGGGCCGGTGTGGACGCCCGGCCCGACTAGTCGCAGCTATCTGCTCAGCGTGCGGCCGGAGACTAG CTTATCAAGCAACCGGTTGTCTCACCCCAGCTCTGGAAG gaGCACTTTCTGCTCCATCATTGCCCAGCTCACAGAAGAGACCCAGCCGCTATTTGAGACCACACTCAAGTCCCGGGCTGTGTCCGAAGACAGTGATGTCAGGTTCACCTGCATTGTCACAG GATACCCAGAGCCAGAGGTGACCTGGTACAAGGATGACATAGAACTGGACCGCTACTGCGGCTTGCCAAAATACGAGATCACTCACCAAGGCAACCGTCACACCCTGCAGCTGTACAG gtgCCGGGAAGAAGACGCTGCCATCTACCAGGCCTCTGCCCGGAACACCAAGGGCATCGTGTCCTGCTCAGGGGTCCTAGAGGTGGGCACTATGACAGAGTACAAGATTCACCAGCGCTGGTTCGCCAAGTTAAAGCGCAAGGCTGCAGCCAAGATGCGGGAGATTGAGCAGAGCTGGAAGCATGGGAAGGAGGGCTCAGGGGAGGCCGACACTCTTCGCAAGATCAGTCCCGACCGCTTCCAGAGAAAGCGCCGACTGAGTGGAGCGGAAGTGGTGGTCCTCTCAACCCCCGCCAGGGAAACGGAAGAAGGGTCCTCGGCAACTTGGCAGGAAGGAGAGACTGAGTCTGCTCAGCACCCAAGTTTGGGTTTGATCAACAGTTTTGCTCCTGGAGAGGTACCCACCAATGGGGAGCCTGCCCCAGAAAATGGCGAAGATGGCGAGCATGGCTTGCTGACGTACATCTGTGAGGTCATGGAGCTGGGGCCCCAGAACGCCCCTCCGAAGGAGTCTGGagctaagaagaaaaggaaagacgaGGAGTGTAAGCCGGGAGTACAGAAGCCAGAGTTAGAAAAGGCAGATGGAAGCCAGTGCGCTTCAGAAAATGGCATCCCCAGTACAGACAAACCCAATTCCAGTAGAAGAGAGAAACCCGCCGATACACAGCCAGCTCAGACCCAGCCCAGAGTCAGGGGAGCACGTGGGCCTGGGCCTTCCGGAACAGAAAGCGCCAGGAAGTCAGCCTCTGCTGTGGGCATTCAAGACAATATCCAGAATGTCGCTGTACCAGCCCTGGCCTCTGTCCCAGCCCCTGCACCAGCCCCGGCCCCCGCCTCT CAGGTGTATTTCTCCCTGAAGGACATGTACATGGAGAGCAACCAGGGCGGCAGGCCCCAAGAAGAGGAGATGCCTCCACCTGCAAGAACCAGGTTACCCAGAGAAGATCCCTCAGGGAAAGAGCCTGTCAGGGCTCGAGGTGAGAAGATACCTGTGGCCTCTGGCCAGCCCAAACCTTCCATGGTTCCCCCGCCTATCAAGCCTTTGAATAGGAAGAGATTTGCTCCTCCTAAACCCAAGATGGAGCCCACTACCACTTCTTCTTCAAGTCAGGCTCCAGAATCTGTGGCCCAGACCTTAGGGAAGGCTCCACCTCCAGCCTTGGCCCAGGTCCCCACACCTCCTGCCCGACGGAGACATGGCACCCGAGATAGCCCCTTGCAAGGACGAACAAGCTTCAAGACTCCAGGAGAG GTTCTGGAGTCCCAAGCAACCATGACTCCCGCTACGTCTGCCGGCAGCAGTCCCAATACCATCTCTGTTGACCATGGCACCCCTGGAACTCAAGGCGTCGTGGAGCCCATGGATACAGATtctcaggaggctgggaggatgcGTGCTGATgggagagctggaggcaggaagaaaacacagacagatgGAAAGCCGCAGGTGGATGGAAGGACCCCGGGAGATGGAACACGAGCCTCCCGGAGGACACAGTCTGATGGGAAGGCACAGGTGGACATTGCAACACAAGACAGTGAGAGGCTGCAGTCAGACAGGAGTTCACAGAAGGATTCAGtgacacagagaagggaggatATGCAGGGAGGACAGACACAGGCAGACGAGAAGTCGCAGCAAGATCCGAGAGACACAAGGATATGTGAAAAAAAGGAGACACAGTTGGTGGACAGCATCCCTACAGCTTTCAAAACCCAGCCAGAGCAACCATCTGTAGTCAACCTCAGCTCAACATCCCGAGCCTTTAAACCCTCACCATCAGAATGCCCTAGAACCGATCAGGTTATGGAATGTGTTGAGACGAGCCCGGAAGCATCTCGTGTCCAAGAAAAATCTGGTTTCATGCTTAGGTCTGAAGAGCCCCCCGTGACAGCCTTCAGAAGTGATGAGGACACTAGACTAGATCCCGTGTCAGGGAACCATGTGTGCCCAGCACAGCTGCCTCCTGAGGGGAACTCAGCGCAGTTGGGAGGAGAAACACATCAAAAGTTAGAGTGGTTAGGTCCAGTCAAGGCCAAGCAAGAGGGCAGTCTGTTTCAGTGTCCCAAGGAGGAGCAGCAGGGGGAAATGCTGTCTGTGGATCTCCCTGGTGGGCATCCAGCTGGCTTGAGTCAGGAGGTGCCCGCCACACCCTCTTTTTCTGGAACTGGCCTGACCAATAGACCACAGGAGGGGCTACCCAGCACCACAGCTTCTCAGCACGTGCGCACGGGCGACTTCCGCCCCTCCAGGGACCAGGACCTCCTGAGTTCTGCTTCCACTCTACAAATGGGGCCAGGGTCCCCCACCCAGAGTCACCCACCAGAAGTCACGGCTCCCAGTAGTGAGGGAGCCTGTGCCAAGGAGCCGAATGCGGAGGGGAGCTCCTCAGGTCCCCGGAGCTGTGACCCTGGGCTTATAGATTCCCTGAAGAACTACTTGCTTCTGCTGCTGAAGCTTTCCAGCCCGGAGACAAGCGAAGCCAGGGCAGACTCCCAGGAAGAGGCTGCTGCTGGAGGCCCAGCTTCATCCTCTACTCTGGTCCCCACCATGGAAGTGGCTGGCCTGAGTCCCAGGACATCCAGGCGCATCCTGGACCGCGTAGAGAACAATCACTTGGTGCAGAGTGCGCAGACCCTGTTGCTGAGTCCCTGCACCTCCCGCCGCCTCACCGGCCTCCTGGACCGTGAAGTacaggctggccagcaggccctGGCTGCTGCCCAGTGCTCCCGGGGCCCGTGCCCCAGCCCCCTTACCATTCCTGCCATTGTGGTGGGCGAGGAAGGTTCTGGTACTGGTGAGAAAGGGGATTCCAGGGAGGAGACCTCCCAGGAAAGTGACAAGAACGGACTGCTAAGAGAGGTGGGTGGGCAAACGGTGGAGGGTAGAACCCAGGAGCCCTGCCAGGAAGAAGCGACCCCAGGGGAGGCTTTGACAGGTCTCCCTGCAGCGACACCCGAGGAACTGGCTCTAGGGGCCCGGAGGAAGCGGTTCCTCCCTAAGGTCAGAGCAACAACAGATGGAGATGCGAACAagccagaagaaagggagagccCCACAGTTTCCCCTCGGGGACCCAGGAAGGGCCTGACACCTGGGTCCCTAGGGACTCCAGGGCGGGAGAGACGGTCCCCTACCCAGGCCCGAAAGAGCAGCATGCTAGAGGTGCCCGGGACAGATGAGCCTGTACCAGGAGACCTGGGCTCCAGACCCAAAGCCGGTGCCTTGGACTCAGAGCCTGCCCCAGATGAAGGCAAGCAGGAAGCTCTAGCCAAGCCAAAGAACGCCAAAGACCTGCTAAAAG CCCCACAGGTGATTCGGAAAATTCGGGTGGAGCAGTTTCCAGATTCTTCTGGCAGTCTGAAGCTCTGGTGCCAGTTTTTCAATATCGTTAGCGACTCAGTCCTGACATGGGCGAAGGATCAGCACCCAGTGGGCGAGGTGAGCAGGAG TGCAGGGGACGAGGGGCCGGCGGCCTTGGCCATCGTGCAGGCATCTCCCGTGGACTGTGGTTTATATCGCTGTACCATCCATAATGAGCATGGCTCCGCCTCCACTGACTTCTGCCTCAGCCCTGAGG TGCTGTCTGGCTTCATCTCCAGGGAGGAAGGTGAAG TTGGAGAAGAGATTGAGATGACCCCCATGGTGTTTGCCAAGGGTCTGGCTGACTCTGGCTGCTGGGGGGATAAGCTCTTTGGGCGATTGGTGAGCGAGGAACTTCGAGGGGGTAGACATGGATGTGGCCTTCAGAAGGCTTCCCAGGCCAAGGTCATCTACGGGCTAGAACCCATCTTCGAATCCGGCCGCACGTGCGTCATCAAGGTGTCCAGCCTACTTGTGTTTGGACCCAGCAGTGAGACTTCTCTCCTGGGCAGAAATTATGACGTCACTATCCAG GGGTGCAAAATCCAGAACATGAGTAGGGAGTACTGCAAAATCTTTGCAGCTGAAGCCCGGGCAGCGCCTGGTTTTGGGGAGGTACCTGA GATCATCCCACTCTACTTGATCTACCGGCCTGCAAACAATATACCTTATGCTACACTGGAGGAAGATCTGGGCAAGCCCCTGCAGTCTTACTGTTCCCGGCAATGGGGCTGGGCTGGGGCCCCAGCAGCATCTAGCagctcagaggccatgcagaAATGCCAGACCTTCCAGCACTGGCTGTATCAGTGGACAAATGGCAGCTTCCTTGTGACCGATTTGGCAG gGGTTGACTGGAAGATGACCGATGTCCAGATTGCTACCAAACTTCGAGG GTACCAAGGCCTCAAGGAGAGCTGTTTCCCTGCCCTGCTGGACCAGTTTGCCTCGTCCCACCAATGCAACACCTACTGCGAGATGCTGCAGCTAAAGCCCCTCAAGGGCCCCGAGGCTGTCCACCCCCAAGCCAAGGCCAAAGGCTCCAAGAGTCCATCAGCTGGCAGGAAAGGCTCCCAGCTGAGtccccagccacagaagaaaggCGTTCCCAGTCCTCAGGGTTCCCGGAAGAGTGCTCCAAgcttcaaggccacacctccggCCTCTGAGGCAGTCACCGTTCAGTTAGTAGGACAGGCCCCCGCCCCAGAGGGGAGCTCTAAGGCCCAGGGCATGCGGTAG